A single region of the Triticum dicoccoides isolate Atlit2015 ecotype Zavitan chromosome 2B, WEW_v2.0, whole genome shotgun sequence genome encodes:
- the LOC119366135 gene encoding probable pectinesterase/pectinesterase inhibitor 58: MTNKAATASIIAAVGVVAVIGTIAAVTTSRKASDDGGNMSTSIKLSQLCSSTLYPAKCENSLTPVVNESSNPEEVLRAALQVAMNEIGDAFAKYTDVGRGAADKITLSAIGECKKLLDDAIVDLKDMAGLRADQVVVQVNDLRVWISGVMTYIYTCADGFDKPELKHAMDRLLRNSTELSSNALAIITRVGQFLHQAQDAKSDSTGGGSRRLLGWYMGDAHDVESRRRLLAINGRLDEIADVGDASRRLLSETMDEITEMSHDGDRHLSETMDQIDEMSHSGDRHLSETMDEIDEMSHDGDRHLSETMDEIDEMSHEGDRHLSETMDQIDEMSHDGGRHLSETMDQIDEMSHDGDRHLQDVSTPNLTGNVSTSNITGKANTSQVMSFGDGSSASMFFGVSNLTKEADFVRRRLLSMSFNDVSSENEVKQYGERNRRRLLNDASSDNEVKQYGEGNRRRLLNDASSDNEVKQYGEGSKRRLFSDASSDNEVKQYGEGTRRRLLGDASSDNEVKQYGEGSKRRLLGDASSDNEVKQYGEGSKRRLLGDVDNEVKQYGEGTRRKLLNDASSDNEVKQYGEGSKRRLLSDASPDNEVKQYGEGNKRRLLSDASSGNEVKQYGEGNKRKLLSDASSDNEVKQYGEGNRRRLLSTQMQSIADMSAHMNRRLLTTELPEHLTGKRQLLSNKLIMINEVAKEANCELEAIGDGRFPEEEEDPRVLATEVVGTIDDLPNQQRRKLLSAGAFPEWVSSHTRRLLQAPGGLQKPNAVVAADGSGNFKTITEALNSVPPKSTARFVIYVKAGEYKEYVTVSKDQANVFMYGDGPTKTRVIGDKSNKGGFATIATRTFSAEGNGFICKSMGFVNTAGPDGHQAVALHVQGDMSVFFNCRFEGYQDTLYVHANRQFFRNCEVLGTIDFIFGNSAAVFQNCLMTVRKPMDNQGNMVTAHGRTDPNMPTGIVLQGCKIVPEDALFPVRQTVPSYLGRPWKEYSRTVIMESTIGDLIKPEGWSEWMGDLGLKTLYYAEYANTGPGAGTSKRVTWPGYRVIGQAEATQFTPGVFIDGMSWLKNTGTPNVMGFIK; the protein is encoded by the exons ATGACCAACAAGGCCGCCACCGCCAGCATCATCGCCGCCGTGGGCGTCGTCGCCGTCATCGGCACGATCGCCGCGGTCACCACGTCCAGGAAGGCCAGCGACGATGGTGGCAACATGTCTACCAGCATCAAGCTCTCCCAGCTCTGCTCCTCCACGCTGTACCCGGCCAAGTGCGAGAACAGCCTCACCCCCGTCGTCAACGAGTCCTCCAACCCGGAGGAGGTCCTCCGGGCCGCGCTCCAGGTGGCCATGAACGAGATCGGCGACGCCTTCGCCAAATACACCGACGTCGGCAGGGGCGCCGCCGACAAGATCACCTTGAGCGCCATCGGCGAGTGCAAGAAGCTGCTCGACGACGCCATCGTGGACCTCAAAGACATGGCCGGCCTCAGGGCGGACCAGGTCGTCGTCCAGGTCAATGACCTCAGGGTCTGGATCTCCGGCGTCATGACCTATATCTACACCTGCGCCGATGGCTTCGACAAGCCGGAGCTCAAGCATGCCATGGACAGGCTGCTGAGGAACTCCACAGAGCTCAGCAGCAACGCCCTGGCTATCATCACCCGCGTCGGCCAGTTCCTGCATCAAGCACAGGACGCCAAGAGTGATTCCACCGGCGGAGGGAGCCGCCGACTTCTCGGGTGGTACATGGGTGACGCGCACGACGTGGAAAGCAGGCGCCGGCTTCTAGCTATCAATGGCAGGCTGGACGAGATCGCAGATGTGGGAGACGCGAGCCGGCGCCTCCTGTCAGAGACGATGGACGAGATCACTGAGATGTCACACGACGGAGACCGCCACCTGTCGGAGACGATGGACCAGATCGATGAGATGTCCCACAGCGGAGACCGCCACCTGTCGGAGACGATGGACGAGATCGATGAGATGTCCCACGACGGAGACCGCCACCTGTCGGAGACGATGGACGAGATCGATGAGATGTCTCACGAGGGAGACCGCCACCTGTCGGAGACGATGGACCAGATCGATGAGATGTCCCACGACGGAGGCCGCCACCTGTCGGAGACGATGGACCAGATCGATGAGATGTCCCACGACGGAGACCGCCACCTCCAAGACGTGAGTACGCCCAACCTCACCGGAAACGTGAGCACATCCAACATCACCGGAAAAGCGAACACGTCCCAGGTCATGTCGTTCGGCGACGGCTCGTCGGCCTCGATGTTCTTCGGCGTCTCCAACCTGACTAAGGAGGCCGACTTCGTCCGGCGCCGGCTGCTGAGCATGTCGTTCAACGACGTCTCGTCGGAGAACGAGGTTAAACAATACGGTGAACGCAACCGGCGAAGGCTCCTCAACGACGCCTCGTCGGATAACGAGGTTAAACAATACGGCGAGGGCAACAGGCGAAGGCTCCTCAACGACGCATCATCGGATAACGAGGTTAAACAATACGGCGAAGGCAGCAAGCGAAGGCTCTTCAGCGACGCCTCGTCGGATAACGAGGTTAAACAATACGGCGAAGGCACCAGGCGAAGGCTCCTCGGCGACGCCTCGTCGGATAACGAGGTTAAGCAATACGGCGAAGGCAGCAAGCGAAGGCTCCTCGGCGACGCCTCGTCAGATAACGAGGTTAAGCAATACGGCGAAGGTAGCAAGCGAAGGCTCCTCGGCG ACGTGGATAACGAGGTTAAGCAATACGGCGAAGGCACCAGGCGAAAGCTCCTCAACGACGCCTCGTCGGATAACGAGGTCAAACAATACGGTGAAGGCAGCAAGCGAAGGCTCCTCAGCGACGCCTCGCCGGATAACGAGGTTAAACAATACGGCGAAGGCAATAAGCGAAGGCTCCTCAGCGACGCCTCGTCGGGTAACGAGGTTAAGCAATACGGCGAAGGCAACAAGCGAAAGCTCCTCAGCGACGCTTCGTCGGATAACGAGGTTAAACAGTATGGCGAAGGTAACAGGCGAAGGCTCCTGTCCACCCAGATGCAGAGCATCGCCGACATGTCGGCGCATATGAACCGCCGCCTCCTCACGACGGAGCTCCCCGAGCACCTCACCGGCAAGCGTCAGCTCCTGTCCAACAAGCTCATCATGATCAACGAAGTCGCCAAGGAGGCCAACTGCGAGCTCGAGGCGATCGGCGACGGCAGGttccccgaggaggaggaggatccgAGGGTGctggcgacggaggttgtcggcacGATCGACGACCTGCCCAACCAGCAGCGCCGCAAGCTGCTGTCCGCCGGTGCGTTCCCGGAGTGGGTGTCGTCCCACACCCGAAGGCTCCTCCAGGCTCCCGGCGGGCTGCAGAAGCCCAACGCGGTGGTGGCCGCGGACGGGAGCGGCAACTTCAAGACCATCACGGAGGCCCTCAACTCCGTGCCCCCGAAGTCCACCGCTCGCTTCGTCATCTACGTCAAGGCCGGGGAGTACAAGGAGTACGTCACCGTCAGCAAGGACCAGGCCAACGTCTTCATGTACGGCGACGGGCCTACCAAAACCCGGGTCATCGGCGACAAGAGCAACAAGGGAGGCTTCGCCACCATTGCCACCCGCACCTTCT CGGCGGAGGGGAACGGGTTCATCTGCAAGTCGATGGGGTTCGTGAACACGGCGGGGCCAGACGGGCACCAGGCGGTGGCGCTGCACGTGCAGGGGGACATGTCGGTGTTCTTCAACTGCAGGTTCGAGGGGTACCAGGACACGCTGTACGTGCACGCCAACCGGCAGTTCTTCCGCAACTGCGAGGTGCTGGGCACCATCGACTTCATCTTCGGCAACTCGGCGGCGGTGTTCCAGAACTGCCTCATGACGGTGCGGAAGCCCATGGACAACCAGGGCAACATGGTGACCGCGCACGGGCGCACGGACCCCAACATGCCCACCGGCATCGTGCTCCAGGGGTGCAAGATCGTGCCGGAGGACGCGCTGTTCCCCGTCAGGCAGACGGTGCCCAGCTACCTCGGACGGCCGTGGAAGGAATACTCGAGGACGGTGATCATGGAGAGCACCATCGGCGACCTCATCAAGCCCGAGGGGTGGTCGGAGTGGATGGGTGACCTCGGGCTCAAGACGCTCTACTACGCCGAGTACGCCAACACCGGGCCCGGCGCCGGGACAAGCAAGAGGGTGACCTGGCCGGGGTACCGTGTCATCGGACAGGCCGAGGCCACGCAGTTCACCCCCGGCGTGTTCATCGACGGCATGAGCTGGCTCAAGAACACCGGCACGCCTAACGTCATGGGCTTCATCAAATGA